The sequence ATGCAGATTATTTTAATCGCATGGACTTGGTATTTTGGAATTTATTTAAATTAAATCAGACAGATTTAAAAAACATATAAAACGGAAAGTATTTTACTTTCCGTTTTTTTATCAATAACTTCACTATTTTGAGAAAAGGATGTAACAATTTTGAGTTTAAGTTGTCTAATTAATATATGATTGTTTTATCAAAGCAATCGATCATTTTAAAATCAAATCCATAGATATTATGACTACTAATTCTAAATTTTTTGCGACCGCTCAGGTTGTCATCTCAGCCATAATGATGAATGCACAGACTTCCACAACAAAATTGCCCGGTGACCCAACATTGGTTTCCTCAAAGGCTACCTTAGAAAAATTGATCTCGTATGATAAAGGAAACTTTAAATACAAGGTTGAGGATTATTTTGCAAGACCCAAAGCCTCACAGTTTAAAATCTCGCCAGACGGAAAATATTTGTCTTATAAAGAAAAGGATAAAGACAGCAAAAATCATGTTTTTGTAAAAGACCTAGCAACGGGAAAAGCAACCAAAGCGCTTGTTGAAAAAGAAGATCTGATCAGAAGTTACGGTTGGCTCAATAAAAAGCGTCTTTTTTATACTCAGGATAAAAGCGGAAATGAAAATCTTCACTTGTACGCAGCAGATATTGATGGAAAAAATCTTAAAGATCTTACGCCTTTTGATGGTGTAACCATTGGTTTGGTACAGATCATAAAAGATACTGATTATGTTGTGGTCACCATGAATAAAAACAACAAGCAGATTTTTGAGCCTTTCAAAATAAATTTTGTTACGGGTGAAATGACTCAGCTTTTTGAAAATAAAGACCCTAAAAACCCTATTGACGGTTACCTTTTTGATAAAGAAGGAAATTTAAGAGGCTATACGATTTTAGAAAACGGATTAACAACAAAGACATATTACAAGAATTTACAATCGGGTAAGTTTGATCTTCTTAAATCAACAGATTGGAAAGATACTTTCAGTATCATGAGATTCAATGATAACTCAAAAATAAAGATGAGGCGTATGTTGTTACGAATTTAGATAGTGATAAGTCGAGAATTGTTCTGTATGATTTAAAGAAAAATGCTGTTATTAAAGAGGTTTATTCAAATCCAACTTTTGATGTGAGCTCTGTAAGCATGGCTGGTAAAAACAGAAATTACGAATTAGATTATATCAGTTATAACGGAATCAAAAATGAAATCATTCCTGTAAGTCAATTTTATAAGGAAATTGATACTCAGTTAAAATCGGAATTTGGTGACAAACAGTTTTATGTAGTTTCTTCGGATGATAGCGATTCTAAGCTTTTAGTGGTTGTTGACAGTGACAAATTATACGGAAAATATTATGAGTATGATGTAAAATCTAAAAAATTAAAACTTCTTGTCGACCTTATGCCTCAGTTAAAAGAAGAGGATATGGCAGAAATGAGACCTATCGAATTCAAAAGCAGAGATGGACTGACCATTCATGGGTATATTACATTGCCAAAAGCTGCTGTTGATGGTCAGAAAGTTCCTTTGATTGTAAATCCTCACGGTGGTCCGCAGGGAATCAGAGATGATTGGGGATTCAATCCGGAAACTCAATTATTTGCAAGTCGTGGGTATGCAACTTTACAGGTCAACTTCAGAATTTCTGGTGGATATGGTAAAGAGTTTCAGAATTCGGGCTACAAACAAATCGGGAGAAAAGCAATGGATGATGTGGAAGACGGAGTGAAATATGCTATCTCGCAAGGTTGGGTCGATAAGGATAAAATTGCCATCTATGGCGGAAGTCACGGTGGTTATGCTACTTTGATGGGATTGATCAAAACACCAGATTTATATTCTTGTGGTGTTGATTACGTGGGTGTTTCAAATATCTTCACATTCTTCGATTCTTTCCCTGAATATTGGAAACCTTACAAAGAAATGGTTAAGCAGATATGGTACGATTTAGATAATCCTGAAGAGGCTAAAATTGCGAAAGAAGTTTCACCTGTTTTCCAGATTGATAAAATTAAAAAGCCATTGTTTGTGGTACAAGGAGCAAATGATCCAAGAGTGAATATTAACGAATCTGATCAAATCGTAAAAGCATTGAGAAGTAAAGGTTTTGAAGTTCCTTACATGGTAAAATATGACGAAGGACACGGATTCGGAAAAGAACCTAACAGACTCGAATTGTACAAATATATGCTTGGTTTCTTCGCTGAAAATTTTAATAAATAAACTTCAACAGAAACGTATAAAAAGGAACGGAAAGTATTTTGCTTTCCGTTTTTTTGTTAAATAACAACACAATTTTCTCACAATATTTCAGCGCACAGAATCCCCCTCTAGAGGAGGTTCTCTAGCCCGGATAGAAACGGTTACCCCGCAGCAAGCGATGGAAAAGCGAAGGAGCGAGGAGTAATAGTGGATAGCCGGATCAGCTCCTAAAAAAATATTGCAACAAAAACACGATTAACAGACGAAAAATTGTAATGTCAAAAAAAATCTCTACATTCATTAAAGTAAAACAAAAACCACAATCGTCATAGCAATATGGAGATTGCCGAGAAAATAACAATGCCACAGAAGGAAAAGGAAAACATTATTTCGCAAACCGTATCAAGTTACGGAGGAAAGCTGATGTCTTTCATTCGTCCGAAAGTGAAAAATACCGAAGATGCGGAAGATATTCTGCAGGAAGTTTGGTATCAGTTCAGCAGTTTGACCAATCTTTCTGAAATTGTAAATGTCGGCGGATGGTTATACCGAGTTACATCAAACAAAATCATCGATAAATACAGAAAAAAGAAAACCGAAAATCTTGAAGATTTTGTCTACGAAGATGAAGACGGATCGTTTTCGATAAAAGATATTCTGTTGCTTGACGACAGCGCCGGACCCGATGTAAAAATGTTTCAGGATGAGATTTGGAAAAAACTGTTTGAAGCTTTGGAAGAGCTTCCCGAAAAACAGAAACTGGTCTACATGGAAAATGAACTGAACGATAAAACTCTGCAGGAAATTGCTGATGAGCAGGGCGAAAACATTAAAACCATCATCAGTAGAAAAAATTATGCAGTAAAGCATTTGAGAAACAGATTGAGACAATTGTACGAAGATTTAAATAATTAGAAATAAATAAAATGAACAATAAATATAAAAAAAGTTGGGCACTATTAATTTTATGTCCGCCCTTGATTTTCCTTGCCGTTGCGCTGATTGTAATGTGGCTTTGGAACTGCATTTTGCCCGAAGTTATCGGTGTTAAAAGTATCAATTATTGGCAGGCAATGGGGATTTTGGTATTGAGTAAAATTCTTTTCGGAGGTTTTCACGGAAAATTCGGAAAGGGAATGCAAGATATGAAAGAGAAACACTTGAGACATAAAATGGAAGGAATGTCTGAGGAAGAAAAAGAAAAATTCAAAGAAGTCTGGAGACAGAAATGCTCAACAGGATTTTTCAACAGAAATAACGAATAGTTTAAAATTTTTGAAGTAGTAAAGTAAAAACTAAAACGAATTCGTCTCTATAAAAAAACAAGAAGTAGTAAAATTTAAAATTTAAGAAAATGAAAAATTCAGTATTAAAAGGTGTTCTTGGAGCACTTGCCGTTGCCGGAGTTGCAATGGTTGCCAAAAAGGTAATTGAAAGAAAAAGATTTGTAAGAGGTATTTTCAAC comes from Chryseobacterium sp. 3008163 and encodes:
- a CDS encoding RNA polymerase sigma factor produces the protein MPQKEKENIISQTVSSYGGKLMSFIRPKVKNTEDAEDILQEVWYQFSSLTNLSEIVNVGGWLYRVTSNKIIDKYRKKKTENLEDFVYEDEDGSFSIKDILLLDDSAGPDVKMFQDEIWKKLFEALEELPEKQKLVYMENELNDKTLQEIADEQGENIKTIISRKNYAVKHLRNRLRQLYEDLNN